A single window of Nicotiana sylvestris chromosome 3, ASM39365v2, whole genome shotgun sequence DNA harbors:
- the LOC104235358 gene encoding pentatricopeptide repeat-containing protein At1g18485: protein MALAPPSPISCCRHQRHRQPHFQTVIFRPKINKGTFATTSLPKSAGSVCTPTPDEGSITITHLLENQIKNPLTLSEEIAHLSESKTLSEVLPTFQDYLNSGFYHSSEKAEALGVLLQACGNQKDIETGRKVHELVCSLTQFKDDFVLCTRLITMYSMCGYPSASRSVFDQLRTKNLYQWNALMSGYTKNELWFDVIFLFIELMTSSQDRPDNFTFPCVIKGCGGLVDVGLGESIHGMASKMGLVRDVFVNNALIAMYGKFGLIEEAMKVFDHMPERNLVSWNSMISGFSSNGYIEQSFDLFGNIFTGDEVLVPDTTTMVIMLPICAAKEEVELGKIIHGLTVKLGLANELTVNNSLVDMYCKVGYFADAQILFEKNESKNVVSWNSIIGGYSGEGDVRGTFHLMRRMQSASEYVKANEVTLLNVLPVCLTESEQLIVKELHGYSLRNGLEYHELLTNAFIAAYAKCGLLRYAELVFCGVANKTVSSWNALISGYAQSDDPSKALTLSSEIMGSGLLPDWFTIGSLLFACSHLKQLLCGTQIHGFVLRNGLETDMSTGVSLVSFYMNCGKPELAQLLFDRIEDKNIVSWNVMIAGYLQNALPDKALFLFRDMVSLRFQPEEISVTSVLGACSTLSAVKLGKEVHCFALKTHLIEDTFVHCSIIDMYAKSGFIGMSKYVFDHIPVKDIASWTAMITGYAVHGLGMEAIKLFQEMQKSGFTPTSLTYVSILVACNHAGLIEEGRQYVREMQVHGLKPELEHYACVIDMLGRAGQFDDALNLMAEMPMQPDTQIWSSLLRSSMVHAHLNLGKKCAEKLLELEPKRAEIYVLVSNFFARYGDWDSVRQLRQKMKELGLQKEIGCSRIEIGGKSYNFGVGNLLSKP from the coding sequence ATGGCTCTGGCGCCGCCGTCGCCGATCTCATGCTGTCGCCACCAACGCCATCGACAGCCCCATTTTCAGACCGTCATTTTCCGTCCAAAAATCAACAAAGGCACTTTTGCAACTACCTCTCTTCCAAAATCGGCAGGTTCGGTTTGTACTCCAACACCTGATGAAGGTTCTATAACTATAACACACCTTTTAGAGAATCAGATTAAGAATCCATTAACACTGTCCGAAGAGATTGCGCATCTCTCCGAATCCAAAACCTTGTCGGAAGTTTTACCTACATTTCAAGATTACCTAAACAGTGGCTTTTACCACTCGTCTGAAAAAGCCGAGGCCTTAGGCGTACTCTTACAGGCCTGTGGTAACCAAAAGGACATTGAAACGGGCCGTAAGGTCCACGAGTTGGTTTGTTCATTGACCCAATTCAAAGATGACTTTGTACTCTGTACGCGGCTCATCACAATGTACTCTATGTGTGGGTATCCTTCTGCGTCTCGCTCCGTTTTTGATCAGCTGCGAACCAAAAACCTGTACCAATGGAATGCTCTTATGAGTGGATACACAAAGAATGAACTTTGGTTTGATGTTATTTTTTTGTTCATCGAGCTGATGACTTCATCCCAGGATAGGCCCGATAATTTTACATTTCCTTGTGTTATTAAGGGTTGTGGAGGGCTTGTTGATGTTGGTTTAGGGGAATCCATTCATGGGATGGCATCAAAAATGGGTTTAGTTAGGGATGTATTTGTAAACAATGCGTTAATTGCTATGTATGGGAAATTTGGTCTTATTGAAGAAGCTATGAAAGTGTTTGATCATATGCCTGAGAGGAACTTGGTTTCGTGGAATTCAATGATTTCTGGATTCTCTTCAAATGGGTATATTGAACAGAGTTTTGATCTTTTCGGAAATATATTTACAGGAGATGAAGTTCTTGTTCCAGACACAACTACCATGGTTATTATGCTGCCAATATGTGCAGCAAAAGAGGAAGTGGAGTTGGGGAAGATTATTCATGGTTTAACTGTAAAGCTAGGACTGGCGAACGAGTTAACGGTGAATAATTCTTTAGTGGATATGTATTGCAAAGTTGGGTACTTTGCTGATGCCCAAATTCTGTTTGAGAAAAATGAGAGCAAAAATGTGGTTTCTTGGAATTCAATTATCGGGGGTTATTCAGGAGAAGGAGATGTTAGAGGAACATTTCATCTTATGAGAAGGATGCAAAGTGCCAGTGAATATGTGAAGGCAAATGAGGTCACTCTGTTGAATGTTTTGCCTGTGTGCTTAACAGAATCAGAGCAGTTGATAGTGAAAGAACTGCATGGCTACTCGCTTAGAAATGGTCTTGAATACCATGAGTTGTTAACAAATGCTTTTATAGCCGCCTATGCAAAGTGTGGATTGCTCAGATATGCTGAGCTTGTATTCTGTGGAGTGGCAAATAAGACAGTAAGCTCTTGGAATGCACTGATAAGTGGCTATGCTCAGAGCGATGATCCATCCAAGGCTTTGACTCTGTCCTCTGAAATTATGGGTTCTGGTTTGCTTCCTGACTGGTTCACTATCGGTAGCCTTCTTTTTGCTTGTTCCCACTTAAAGCAGCTACTGTGTGGTACACAAATTCATGGTTTTGTGCTTAGAAATGGTCTAGAAACAGATATGTCTACAGGGGTTTCCCTAGTTTCATTTTACATGAATTGTGGAAAACCTGAACTGGCACAACTTCTATTTGACAGGATAGAAGACAAAAATATTGTATCCTGGAATGTGATGATAGCTGGTTACTTGCAGAATGCACTACCGGATAAAGCCTTATTTTTGTTTCGTGATATGGTATCTCTTAGATTCCAACCTGAAGAAATTTCTGTTACAAGTGTCTTGGGGGCTTGTTCAACATTGTCTGCTGTCAAGCTGGGGAAAGAAGTTCACTGCTTTGCACTAAAAACTCACCTTATAGAGGATACTTTTGTCCATTGCTCAATCATAGACATGTATGCTAAATCTGGATTCATAGGGATGTCCAAGTATGTCTTTGACCATATTCCGGTCAAAGATATAGCATCATGGACAGCTATGATTACAGGATATGCAGTTCATGGACTTGGAATGGAGGCCATCAAGCTATTTCAGGAAATGCAAAAATCGGGCTTCACGCCGACGAGCTTGACATACGTCTCTATTTTAGTGGCATGTAACCATGCCGGGCTCATTGAAGAAGGTCGACAATATGTTAGAGAGATGCAGGTCCATGGTCTAAAACCTGAATTGGAACATTATGCATGTGTAATTGACATGCTGGGTCGTGCTGGACAGTTTGATGATGCCTTAAATCTTATGGCTGAGATGCCTATGCAGCCAGATACTCAAATTTGGAGCTCGTTGCTCAGGTCATCTATGGTTCATGCCCACTTAAATCTTGGGAAGAAATGTGCTGAGAAGTTACTGGAATTAGAGCCAAAAAGAGCAGAAATATATGTTTTAGTATCCAATTTTTTTGCTAGATATGGGGACTGGGATTCTGTTAGACAATTGAGGCAAAAGATGAAGGAGTTAGGCTTGCAAAAAGAAATTGGTTGCAGTCGGATTGAAATAGGAGGAAAAAGCTATAACTTCGGCGTTGGCAATTTGCTTTCCAAACCGTAA